TGTGGTTATCACACCATCTATTTGTGCGccataaagtaaattatgtgAACCCAAACTGgcattataaaacaaagaaaattcttCATTTTCTATTACTGGCCTTTCAATTACAGGTTTACTATTGGGTTGATCTAGAATTAAAACTGCattcaaattaaagtttacaaaGGACACAATAATGTGACTGGTGAAGCCCCAGCTTTGCACAAGGAGTAAATCCTGTATATAGTACCAATGTTATTAGGAATTtacatcataatttttttcaaaccaATAAATATAGTGATAGAGTAATAACTAGTTGTATGAACTATGCTAATTATCACACAGTTAAATATCTTTACCTGATAACAAATACTGTTCAAATTTATATCCCCAAGCACAGaacttttcttcttcttttgtgcgagatttttttttcattgtttcttGAAGAGTGTCGAGAgtgcataaataaatagagcCATTATAATAGCAAGTTGATATTATCAATGGTTCAACATGATCAAAGGCATTACACATTATACTTATTAAGACTCttctataacaaataaaatcaatatttttgttctgCAGATCTAAGTAGGTTTTCCGATCCAGaagaaattgtaataaaagagATATCATTTCATTATTAGTATCTGTTGTACGTTTTACAGCAGCATTAATGTTATGATTTAAGTCGTAATGTAGTGGTCCCCTAGGGATTTCCGTCAGGTATTTCAATTGGGATAAATTCGAAAAGTACTGTCTGTCAATATCAACACTCATGTAACCGATAATGTAAGGCTTACTTAGTGATATTTGACCCCAAtaatcatttttgttttgtttatgtttgcttttgtttttcgAGTCAATCAATTTTTCTTTAGTACGTGTTTCCATACTTTTAAACCTTATTTACAGCagcaattttgaaatatttaggtcaaattaaagtaaaagtaattaagttaaaacgGTATGgttatatttctattatttgtgtttttctggaacataaatatttaattcttaagattttttttaatttttgtgacaGCTGACATTGACAGAGTTCCATGTCAGATCAGATAGACAAAGACTTTATTGAGATATTTCGTTATTAATCGTgaagtataatatatttttaaatgaatctaATACcacaactaatttaaaaacacaaaataattatacggAATGATGAATTATTCCCGATGTTATTCGTTACTGTTcgatcattttatttttggatgATGGCAAACAACGTTAATAACGTTGATtaagaattgtaaaaaatgacgacgttgtttgttaatttacaattcactGTACTATTTGTTTATGATATAATTCTGACTCTCACTCATTTGGAGAATAATGTCAAAGTTaaaatcatacaaaaatataatttgtttgttaaaattaagtatctATGTATGGCTGATATATCTGCACTGGCAACTCAAACTGTTGTTCGATTTGACAACGATCTAGATttgtaaattaactaatttggAACGTGACTGCACATTTATCGTGAAAGTACTGttaattattagttaattaatttgccGGTGTTACAAACACTTCCGCgccaattaatataaaatctgtTTGAGTATTTTCTAATAGTACTAGTAAAATGACGTCGGAAATTGTAACGCCTCCATCAGTATCATGGGCGCAGAGTAATGCCCGTGTGTATTTGACTTTTAACGTTGAATGTGATAAACCagacataaaaatagaaaaaaatgcaGTGTCTTTTAAGGGAATATGCGCTCCTGAACAAAAATTGAACCAAGTTGACATACCTTTGTTTGCTGAAGTCGATCCCGAAAAAAGTACACAGGTTAACAAAGGAAGACTCATTGAACTTGTTTTAGTAAAGCACAAGACTGATGAACCATTTTGGCCTTCATTAACAAGTGATAAAAAGAAACACCATTGGCTCAAAGTTGATTTCAACCGGTGGCAGGATGAAGATGAAAGTGAAGATGATCTGGACCCCATGAACGATATGTTCTCAAACAAAATAGGAGATTTCGGAGATGAAGATATTGAGAAAAATGACTCGAGCTCCGGAGAAGAGGAAGATCTCCCTGATATTGAATAAACAATGACATACATTTCCGTTAGATAAATAGACCAtctgaataataaatttattgtactgTGCTTTTTTATCATGTAAAAGTAGCTTGTATTAAGAATAGACAGTTGTTTGCACCTTTGTGGAAACAGCTATATACCCACAGCATGAATTTGAGGTATATAAAGGAAGATTAAGGAATTTGCCataagagttttattttttatttttttatgataaattggaaatattaataatcaaattaGATAGCCGTAAACAAAGATGAGTTACTAAAGAGTTTGTAATAAGtagtttacatatttaattttcttatttatatggtTTACTTCTTTAGTGTAAAGATGGTTCTAAGTAAATGTCAACATTATTTGTTGTGGTTTTATTAGGCTACTTGTGTGAACCCTAAACTTATTCCAAAGTAGGTTTGACTGCATACCTGGTGTAATCGCAATCATTGAACCTattgcattgttttttttaaataaagtacagataaatatattgtgCCTTTATTTCTTGGAATTAAACCTGGTTGGCTACttgttttttgaaaattttgagtaatatatttttagatgaTGGATCTAAATAAGAAAAGTCATGTAAAATcacctttatttaaatcaacttAAAAACCTAGGTGATGAGAGTatctacttatttatatatgttaacCCCATTtggtacatatgtatgtatttgtcTGTTTTCTTAAACACTGTCTGGAAATTACTTacattaatttgtacatacacacaaaataatttacgaaGTTCAAGACTTCGTCACATGCTGCAAACTACGTTTGGGCCTGCGTGCTAACTATAGGCAGCCATACAAGGTCTGCAGTCTGCAGTTGCCGGCATCGTTTAAAATCGAACGATCGAGCCTCCAAGATTATTGCGGTTCGTGTATCGTCgcttaactatattttttgccgacttcaaaaagaagtaGGTTTTCAattcaactgtatttttttgtgttaccgcgaagctccgcccctggtgctccgattttgataaaaaatattttaatcgatggGTTCTATTAAgaagaagactagtagattttgagtttagcttcaaaatgcgTTGCGAAAACTAGGTACTTTTTTGCTTTCATCGCTTAACGTAAGCTAAACTATAGgatctacataaaaatgatgtattgaAGAATTGTAGTTcgttaaatgtgctaaataaaagtctgcGATGGCATATATCTGtctttatagttttctcacattaataattttatcccgagtcggtttcggcctaagtagggacataaacgtaactATGTCGAagacatctcaaatataaaatgtcacctatttacttcagccgacaccgactgcgaaataacaataattatacaatatagacaagAAGAAGACTGCTACTAcgagaaagaagagaactttcttactTTCGAGGGTTTTcataagattattttgttactttttattgcattttgtttcagattgtttttatgtttttttagagcatttttttcatttacttttcatactttttaattcttgtCAGGtgattaatattactataataGAATATCGGGTACTTAGCTTAGggatgattatattttttattgaaaattaaacgatagtaatttttattgcttttttttattttgttcgaGGTTAACTCTATGGCAATCACAACTATCATTTTCAGTACTTATTAAAATCGTAATTAATGGTAATAGtctaatagtaataaattaaataacataatttcttatattacTGCACctaattaattgtttgttgCTATTTCCGTTATTTATTCCATTCACGaccaaatataataaaaaaacaaagttctaTTTACAACAAgtgaataattattgtataaatattacaaggcATATACGAAAATACTATTTCTAAGTGAATATtaagacaaaattataatagtttaatattgttCGTAAATAATGAACTACATATTGAAATATCGACTGAAATATCAGGATTTGATCATAACTTTAGTTTGGCTCCCGACGGTATCTGCTGGCAGGATAAAtgctaaattaaattctctCTTGTGATACTTTCTTCAAAAGATTACGATagacatttcatatttatgatataactaatttaacgaaattcatttaatcatttaatttctataaaattaaataactttcgtGGGCtcttttattacgtttttcacaaaggaaaatatcgtgCTAGACTACCCGTTTTTATCCGTTAATATTCCTCCAATTTCACCAAACCTTTAAAGTTTTTGCACATAATGTACGTaatacgtaaatattttttggaacaTAACTATTAACTGCATTATAGCTCACTGAATAACTTATTCTTAAAATACTCATCtacgttataaatatagatattttattctatcaCTCCGCCGCTGTCGAGGAAAGTGTTTTTCGCGATTTGATGAAGTTGCGCAGACATCGTTTCGTTTGTTTCTTGCACCATTTTTGTAAAGTAACCATTTGGATTGTTCAGTAAATGGTAAGGATGATCGAATTCCACCAGTCTTCCGGAATCCATGACCATAACCCTGTCGGAGTCCATTAT
This sequence is a window from Papilio machaon chromosome 3, ilPapMach1.1, whole genome shotgun sequence. Protein-coding genes within it:
- the LOC106712356 gene encoding decapping nuclease DXO homolog, with amino-acid sequence METRTKEKLIDSKNKSKHKQNKNDYWGQISLSKPYIIGYMSVDIDRQYFSNLSQLKYLTEIPRGPLHYDLNHNINAAVKRTTDTNNEMISLLLQFLLDRKTYLDLQNKNIDFICYRRVLISIMCNAFDHVEPLIISTCYYNGSIYLCTLDTLQETMKKKSRTKEEEKFCAWGYKFEQYLLSDQPNSKPVIERPVIENEEFSLFYNASLGSHNLLYGAQIDGVITTNCEVSNPPKESNVESNLDYLRNNEYVELKTNRHIENYRQDRNFRKFKLLRCWCQCYLANLKGLLVGFRNQNGVVQRLQWFDTQDIVEYCQNEWSPQIAIDYLNYFLSYIKSCYTAKNYSYPVSITFQLNADKTINVIENPKCDFLPEWYVNKGN
- the LOC106712345 gene encoding uncharacterized protein CG16817, which codes for MTSEIVTPPSVSWAQSNARVYLTFNVECDKPDIKIEKNAVSFKGICAPEQKLNQVDIPLFAEVDPEKSTQVNKGRLIELVLVKHKTDEPFWPSLTSDKKKHHWLKVDFNRWQDEDESEDDLDPMNDMFSNKIGDFGDEDIEKNDSSSGEEEDLPDIE